In one Bombyx mori chromosome 4, ASM3026992v2 genomic region, the following are encoded:
- the LOC101744333 gene encoding 5'-AMP-activated protein kinase subunit gamma — protein MDPILENESATTESPTKHGKTKHKNKKKKNQVEPPNENQTIVGERKKFLVTTLSTSDEKVPSSSVAESNVHTVHFGTRGVESQRPHVRSIFKDRSVETARPSSADRDSSSKEYETFHGTSSSPKSSIFDIFRIRRKSDAKKASKQQQSKTTENQEISKDDQNLVDTNKDSHKKYYHTVTGASSRKYSPITRVMDIFRSKPHSENNQTPADAAKKKNSKEVRRSSIGTTSPTYHKNSYASLDPVQAKQLFREVRGLPKYDPYLSIVQISIGGRDKTRLLLNFFKYHKCYEMLPKSAKVIIFDTQFYVRKTFPTLISHGIRSAPLWDASKKLLVGMITVTDFIRILLHLHNENLPVENLESHTLHSWRKMLRHTRKPLCSVSPDQSLHDAINLLTKNRVHRLLMVDPANGDVLYILSHKRILRFLFVYLNEFPELTFFHRTLIELKIGTYDDIVSVTDSTTIQAAFQLLLDKDVSALPILDENGTLIDVYAKYEVLNLVSEKLYSNLSLTIGDVRTKKKDWEEKLQKCRSSITLYEALEVIVRTESHRLLLVNKDDMLIGIVSLSDILVYLNRIIPSEKKISSLQEIFRPLEENKVPESSKENESDTISIEVPVLGNQAVPEVNEEKTAENDDTGEVSCNVECVDAETTADGNVEKSLENDICNDCDDAEMNIDTPVVQCSSNN, from the coding sequence ATGGATCCAATTTTAGAAAATGAATCTGCCACCACCGAGTCTCCAACCAAACAtggaaaaacaaaacacaaaaataagaagaagaaaaatcaAGTCGAACCAccaaatgaaaatcaaaccattgtagGGGAAAGGAAGAAGTTTCTTGTTACGACATTATCCACATCTGATGAAAAGGTTCCTTCCAGTAGTGTAGCAGAAAGTAATGTACATACAGTCCATTTTGGGACTAGAGGTGTAGAATCCCAAAGGCCTCATGTGAGATCTATTTTTAAAGATCGTTCTGTAGAAACAGCTCGTCCTTCGAGTGCAGATAGAGATTCTAGTAGCAAAGAATATGAAACGTTCCACGGAACATCATCTAGTCCAAAAAGTTCTATTTTTGATATATTTCGCATTAGAAGAAAAAGCGATGCTAAAAAGGCATCAAAACAACAACAATCAAAAACGACCGAAAACCAAGAGATCTCAAAAGATGATCAAAACTTAGTCGATACTAATAAAGATTCACATAAAAAATACTATCATACCGTGACGGGTGCTTCTTCGAGAAAATATAGTCCTATAACTAGGGTAATGGACATTTTCAGAAGCAAACCGCATTCTGAAAATAATCAAACTCCTGCAGATGCAGCGAAAAAGAAAAATTCTAAAGAAGTTCGGCGTTCCTCAATTGGAACTACGTCTCCTACTTATCATAAAAATTCATATGCTTCTCTCGACCCTGTACAAGCCAAGCAATTATTTCGAGAAGTTAGAGGGCTTCCTAAGTATGATCCATATTTATCGATTGTACAAATATCTATCGGAGGTAGAGACAAAACAAgacttttgttaaattttttcaaatatcaTAAATGTTACGAGATGTTACCTAAATCAgcaaaagttataatttttgATACCCAATTTTATGTCCGTAAGACATTTCCTACTTTAATATCACACGGGATACGTTCTGCACCATTATGGGATGCAAGTAAGAAACTACTCGTTGGTATGATTACGGTAACAGACTTTATTAGAATACTACTTCATCTACACAACGAAAATTTACCTGTTGAAAACTTGGAAAGTCATACTCTTCATAGTTGGAGGAAAATGTTAAGGCACACTAGAAAGCCATTATGTAGTGTATCACCTGATCAATCTCTACATGATGCAATCAATTTACTAACAAAGAATCGTGTTCATCGATTGTTAATGGTTGACCCAGCGAATGGcgatgttttatatattttatctcATAAGCGAATATTGAGGTTCCTTTTCGTGTATCTCAATGAATTCCCTGAATTAACGTTCTTTCATAGAACTTTAATCGAATTAAAAATAGGCACATATGATGATATCGTTTCAGTGACAGATAGCACTACTATACAAGCAGCCTTTCAATTATTACTAGATAAAGATGTTTCGGCCCTTCCAATTTTGGATGAAAATGGAACATTGATCGATGTGTACGCAAAATACGAAGTATTAAACTTAGTAAGTGAAAAGCTATATTCAAATTTATCATTGACAATAGGAGACGTTAGAACCAAGAAGAAAGACTGGgaagaaaaattacaaaaatgtcgTTCTAGTATCACTTTATATGAGGCCTTAGAAGTAATAGTTAGAACTGAAAGCCATCGACTGTTATTAGTGAACAAAGATGATATGTTAATAGGTATTGTATCTCTATCAGACATATTAGTTTATTTGAATAGAATTATTCCTTCCGAAAAGAAAATTTCCTCACTACAAGAAATATTTCGACCTCTAGAAGAAAATAAAGTACCAGAGTCCTCAAAGGAAAATGAAAGTGACACAATTTCTATAGAAGTCCCAGTTTTAGGGAACCAAGCAGTTCCAGAagtaaatgaagaaaaaactgCGGAGAATGATGATACCGGTGAAGTTTCATGTAATGTCGAATGTGTTGATGCAGAAACGACTGCAGACGGAAACGTTGAAAAAAGCCTCGAAAATGATATTTGTAATGATTGTGATGATGCAGAAATGAATATAGATACTCCCGTAGTCCAATGttctagtaataattaa
- the LOC119631230 gene encoding uncharacterized protein LOC119631230 produces the protein MARRRSKSQSFDDDDSIFDRPTRGGMFHLTENIIRKFDGKDKTYAVTKWIQDIEENGDIFEWTPKQRLLVARRSLTGTAALWLNSEKTFPCWDTLKIAISKEFPDTIDAKTIHEMMSAKKKKSNESCIDYMFAMKELGRRGKMADYVAIKYVVDGIQDQEINKIMLYGVTTYAELKEKLKIYEILKEKMKKEPIHGKEQKITNTREWSSKVRCYSCGEKSHKSEDCPKKMQGKKCFNCNVFGHISSQCPAKAEASSATASSARTEQQPKRTYIATTQEGANTIFENQSDEVHNAMNAVIGSANSTVRDKCHNSEVDILKVNKECKVLKKTLKLVKLCNNNEIHALIDTGSEVNLVTMDYYEQIGSPTCFKNVNTVLTGLGSSKVISTEQFKTNIEIDGYTYRDIIFYVIPRDSIPIKVILGHEFLRNVITVMKDGLVWMKPNDWLFKVNCFPCSIDIVGHVMNENVRNEVTRLVDEYRPCQTKEAPIELKITLKDDIPVAQRPRRISPKEQDEVDKQVKEWLEQGVIRVSFSEYTSPIVLVRKDKQFEFNNEHRLVFNMLKEKLTSKPVLKIYEPKAETELHTDASSIAYAAILLQKDDNSELHPVHYMSKRTTDDESKYTSYELEALAIIEGIKKFRHYLYGKHFKIVTDCKAFQMTLNKKDLAMSTRVARWILFLQDYDFTIEHREGSKMKHTDALSRNPCVALIFSDLHSDLRRAQESDNGLNAIINILRW, from the coding sequence ATGGCAAGACGACGATCAAAAAGCCAGTCCTTCGATGACGACGACAGTATTTTCGATCGACCAACGCGTGGTGGAATGTTTCACTTAACGGAGAATATCATCAGGAAGTTTGACGGCAAAGACAAAACTTATGCTGTAACAAAGTGGATACAAGATATAGAGGAAAATGGTGACATATTCGAGTGGACACCAAAGCAACGGTTATTAGTGGCTCGACGGTCATTAACCGGCACGGCAGCTTTGTGGTTAAATTCTGAAAAAACGTTTCCATGCTGGGATACTTTAAAGATAGCCATCAGTAAGGAGTTCCCTGACACCATAGACGCCAAGACTATTCACGAAATGATGAGTGCTAAAAAGAAAAAGTCAAATGAATCATGCATTGACTACATGTTTGCCATGAAAGAGCTTGGACGCCGAGGCAAAATGGCGGACTACGTGGctataaaatatgttgtagATGGCATACAAgatcaagaaataaataaaataatgctatATGGAGTCACAACGTACGCTGAATTAAAggagaaattaaaaatatacgagattttgaaagaaaaaatgaaGAAAGAACCTATTCACGGAAAAGAGCAGAAAATTACTAATACAAGAGAATGGTCATCAAAAGTTCGATGTTATAGCTGTGGAGAAAAGAGTCATAAAAGTGAAGATTGCCCGAAAAAGATGCAAGGAAAAAAGTGTTTCAACTGCAACGTGTTCGGCCATATTTCTTCACAATGTCCGGCAAAGGCGGAAGCGTCATCGGCTACGGCTAGCAGCGCGAGAACAGAGCAGCAACCGAAACGCACGTATATCGCTACGACGCAGGAGGGCGCGAACACAATTTTCGAAAATCAATCTGACGAAGTTCACAACGCTATGAATGCTGTGATTGGCTCTGCGAACAGTACGGTGCGCGACAAATGTCATAACAGTGAGGTTgacattttaaaagtaaataaagaatGTAAAGTGTtgaaaaaaactttgaaattagtaaaattgtgtaataataacGAAATTCATGCATTAATTGATACTGGTAGTGAAGTTAATTTAGTAACCATGGACTATTATGAGCAAATAGGCTCTCCGAcgtgttttaaaaatgtaaacacaGTTCTTACCGGTTTAGGCTCATCAAAGGTAATATCAACtgaacaatttaaaacaaacattgaAATCGACGGCTACACGTATcgtgatataatattttatgtgattCCTAGAGACAGTATACCTATTAAAGTGATATTGGGACATGAATTTTTAAGAAATGTTATTACAGTTATGAAAGATGGTTTGGTATGGATGAAACCAAATGATTGGTTGTTTAAGGTAAATTGTTTTCCATGTTCTATTGACATTGTAGGTCATGTTATGAATGAAAATGTGAGGAATGAAGTGACTAGGTTAGTAGATGAATATCGGCCATGTCAAACTAAAGAGGCTCCCATTGAGTTGAAAATCACACTTAAAGACGACATCCCAGTGGCTCAACGACCACGACGCATCTCACCAAAAGAACAGGATGAGGTAGATAAACAGGTTAAGGAGTGGCTGGAACAAGGAGTTATTCGGGTAAGCTTTTCTGAATATACTAGCCCAATTGTTCTTGTCAGAAAGGATAAGCAGTTTGAATTTAACAATGAACATAGATTAGTTTTCAATATGCTTAAGGAAAAGTTGACCAGTAAACCTGTATTGAAAATTTATGAACCAAAAGCAGAAACAGAACTTCATACAGATGCCTCAAGTATAGCATATGCGGCTATATTATTACAGAAAGATGACAACAGTGAACTACATCCAGTACATTATATGAGCAAGCGAACAACTGACGATGAGAGTAAATATACAAGTTATGAGCTAGAAGCTTTGGCTATAATAGAAGGTATAAAGAAGTTTAGACATTATTTATACGGAAAGCATTTTAAGATAGTTACAGACTGCAAAGCTTTTCAAATGACACTGAATAAAAAAGATCTAGCAATGAGTACGAGAGTGGCACGATGGATATTGTTCTTACAAGATTATGATTTCACTATTGAACATCGTGAAGGTTCAAAGATGAAACACACAGATGCTCTAAGCCGAAACCCATGTGTAGCTCTTATATTTTCAGACCTACATAGTGATTTAAGACGTGCGCAAGAGAGTGACAACGGATTAAATGCAATTATAAATATTCTGAGATGGTAA